A region of Streptomyces sp. R44 DNA encodes the following proteins:
- a CDS encoding CBM35 domain-containing protein, translated as MAAGNDGANKPEDDDPFGYLYEDGQAAGARPPQGGGYGYPGPAPAQPGVPRTSYNQVRTVGERQYGHQQQQPYVPPQQQAAYGRPQAQYAAPETYGAQPQTRTIPPQRGGSGRGPNTKGLLIGAVAVVAVVVIGITAAVISNSGNEKDKDDKAGGNTPSTAPSQASQTPSTEPSADKTPDELPKQDAATLTLGGSATTEQAVKGAEGAGGVYVSGFNAPGASVTWKANMPTAGKYRLTVRYAIPAVDANATLTVNGKANSQPIGLKNFIGSSDPNLEKNWQTTWAPVELQKGDNEIKISCEQGNQCNVLLDWLEVTPGQ; from the coding sequence CCCGTCCCCCGCAGGGCGGCGGCTACGGCTACCCCGGCCCCGCCCCCGCGCAGCCGGGCGTGCCCCGGACCTCGTACAACCAGGTCAGAACGGTCGGCGAGCGTCAGTACGGCCACCAGCAGCAGCAGCCGTATGTGCCGCCGCAGCAGCAGGCCGCGTACGGCAGGCCGCAGGCGCAGTACGCCGCGCCGGAGACGTACGGCGCCCAGCCGCAGACCCGCACGATCCCGCCCCAGCGCGGCGGCTCCGGCCGCGGGCCCAACACCAAGGGCCTCCTGATCGGTGCGGTCGCCGTGGTGGCGGTCGTCGTGATCGGCATCACGGCCGCGGTGATCTCCAACTCGGGCAACGAGAAGGACAAGGACGACAAGGCCGGCGGGAACACCCCGTCGACCGCGCCGTCCCAGGCCTCGCAGACGCCGAGCACCGAGCCGAGCGCCGACAAGACCCCGGACGAGCTCCCGAAGCAGGACGCGGCGACGCTGACGCTGGGCGGGTCGGCGACCACGGAGCAGGCCGTCAAGGGTGCCGAGGGTGCCGGCGGCGTGTACGTCTCGGGCTTCAACGCACCCGGCGCCTCCGTGACCTGGAAGGCGAACATGCCGACGGCGGGCAAGTACCGCCTGACCGTCCGCTACGCCATCCCTGCGGTGGACGCCAACGCCACCCTGACGGTCAACGGCAAGGCGAACAGCCAGCCGATCGGACTGAAGAACTTCATCGGTTCCTCGGACCCGAACCTGGAGAAGAACTGGCAGACCACCTGGGCGCCGGTCGAGCTCCAGAAGGGCGACAACGAGATCAAGATCTCGTGTGAGCAGGGCAACCAGTGCAACGTGCTGCTCGACTGGCTGGAAGTCACACCGGGCCAGTAG